A single genomic interval of Helianthus annuus cultivar XRQ/B chromosome 13, HanXRQr2.0-SUNRISE, whole genome shotgun sequence harbors:
- the LOC110901850 gene encoding protein FAR1-RELATED SEQUENCE 5-like, protein MHVDCSRSPEAPVRSPDVLVSNNFMKNAVIDDQDMDIDEASQDSQMEAMTVAVSGSSHGPSMFEESPRGQLDGPSNPYFVFDTPQGTRYWIPNVADKFIPVCGKTYPTFQDVLSMYELYALEAGFFVKKGQTKVWNGIPTHKYLRCSKYGKPQPKRTFDTLDESSVKHRRTTFSWCDCKASILVSISNDSYTVLTFNDIHNHELVESYNRDLSKISRKLSFSTKQFIHNMSLNRIGPMRSYRCLVALKGGHHNVNGTPVDFKNFSHQLRIFIGERDAQVFLERLRERYDNLPNFFFDYTVSNGKLSSVFWADEISKLNYKAFGDVLAFDATYSTNRYKMVFVPFTGVDHHFQCVTFGAGLISTESIESYVWLLKAFLKAHGTQPTLVLSDQDPSMLQAVPMVFTESRHRLCMWHIMKKLPSKISADVLDNTDLRSCIHRLVWNVYIKPETFESRWNDLLQTFGLQEHSWLNDMYNMRHLWVPAYFRELPMCCLMKTTSRCESSNAAFKVNSTSANTLVQFMMCFENRVDSQRYRQRVSEFKTSSTMFSGNTELAIEQHAFAIYTNAVFAQVQKEIIKGKFLCYITNQSETSDSSLLIDVTHLDKRNNITNVYQVTYNNVDQSANCSCRNFTRIGYLCRHVFCVYRLKNVERIPPQYINDRWRRDALPKHVFSISSRYGVNPHAPSIMRNEILDLVTECVDVARTDEDALAKLVDQLRDFKINILSRQPLATTENESNEAQMEEIVGQPINIPVEVANPEVARNKGCGTHTRIFGPGEKAKAKPPKRPKQLRLCKRCGLYVDDHDSRNCLKVAAMKAAKAAAEQLRQTATGD, encoded by the exons ATGCATGTTGATTGTTCCCGGTCGCCGGAAGCCCCTGTTAGATCCCCGGATGTTTTGGTATCCAACAATTTTATGAAAAACGCGGTTATTGATGACCAGGATATGGATATTGATGAAG CATCCCAAGATTCCCAGATGGAAGCCATGACTGTTGCTGTTTCTGGATCATCTCATGGTCCTTCTATGTTTGAGGAATCACCACGCGGCCAGTTAGACG GTCCTTCGAATCCATACTTTGTTTTTGATACCCCTCAGGGAACCCGTTACTGGATTCCTAATGTTGCTGATAAGTTCATACCGGTGTGTGGCAAAACCTATCCAACCTTTCAGGATGTTCTTTCCATGTATGAACTCTATGCGCTCGAAGCaggtttttttgtaaaaaaaggtCAAACTAAAGTCTGGAATGGAATTCCCACACACAAGTATCTCCGATGCTCAAAATATGGAAAACCCCAACCAAAGCGGACTTTTGACACCCTAGATGAATCTTCTGTTAAGCACCGGAGGACCACCTTCTCATGGTGTGACTGTAAGGCAAGCATACTAGTATCGATATCGAACGATTCATACACAGTCCTGACTTTCAATGATATTCATAATCATGAACTTGTTGAGAGTTACAACCGTGATCTTAGTAAGATATCACGGAAACTGTCATTCTCCACGAAACAATTCATTCATAACATGAGTCTAAACCGCATTGGACCAATGAGGTCTTATAGATGCCTTGTAGCTTTAAAAGGAGGGCATCACAATGTCAATGGGACACCGGTCGATTTTAAAAACTTTAGCCACCAGCTGCGAATTTTTATTGGTGAACGCGACGCACAAGTTTTCCTAGAACGCTTGCGTGAGCGTTATGACAACCTACCCAACTTCTTTTTTGATTACACCGTATCAAACGGAAAGTTGTCCTCTGTATTCTGGGCTGATGAGATTTCAAAGCTTAACTACAAAGCTTTTGGCGATGTCCTAGCGTTTGATGCAACTTACAGCACAAACAG GTACAAGATGGTTTTTGTGCCATTCACGGGTGTGGATCATCATTTCCAATGTGTTACATTTGGAGCTGGTTTGATATCAACCGAGTCAATTGAATCTTACGTGTGGTTGCTTAAGGCTTTCTTGAAGGCACACGGTACTCAACCAACTCTCGTGCTGAGTGATCAAGACCCATCCATGCTACAAGCTGTTCCTATGGTCTTTACAGAATCACGTCACCGTCTATGCATGTGGCATATAATGAAAAAACTACCATCCAAG ATCTCAGCCGACGTGCTCGATAACACTGATCTTCGGTCCTGCATTCATCGGTTGGTTTGGAATGTTTATATCAAACCTGAAACGTTTGAGTCCCGCTGGAATGACCTCCTACAAACATTTGGGCTTCAAGAGCACAGCTGGTTAAACGACATGTACAACATGAGACATCTCTGGGTTCCAGCCTACTTTAGAGAACTGCCCATGtgttgcttgatgaagaccaCCTCCCGATGCGAAAGCTCTAATGCTGCCTTCAAGGTTAACTCAACAAGCGCAAACACGCTTGTACAATTTATGATGTGCTTTGAAAATAGGGTAGACAGCCAACGATATCGTCAACGTGTTTCGGAGTTCAAAACCTCTTCTACCATGTTCTCTGGCAATACTGAGTTAGCGATAGAGCAACACGCGTTCGCCATTTACACAAACGCTGTTTTCGCCCAAGTGCAAAAAGAAATAATTAAAGGTAAGTTTTTATGCTACATCACAAACCAAAGCGAGACGAGCGATTCCAGTCTTCTGATAGACGTCACTCATTTGGATAAAAGGAACAACATCACAAATGTCTATCag GTTACGTACAACAATGTCGATCAATCGGCCAATTGCTCATGCAGGAATTTCACACGTATCGGGTATCTGTGTCGCCATGTCTTTTGTGTCTATCGCTTGAAAAATGTTGAAAGGATTCCACCACAATACATAAACGACAGGTGGCGCCGAGATGCCCTCCCCAAACATGTTTTTTCAATTTCCAGTCGATACGGAGTCAACCCACACGCACCGTCCATTATGCGGAATGAAATCCTCGACCTCGTTACTGAATGCGTAGATGTTGCTAGAACCGATGAGGATGCGTTGGCAAAACTGGTTGACCAACTCAGGGATTTCAAGATCAATATTCTTTCCAGGCAACCGTTGGCAACaactgaaaatgaatcaaatgagGCTCAAATGGAAGAAATAGTTGGGCAACCAATCAACATTCCAGTCGAAGTTGCTAATCCAGAAGTTGCACGCAATAAAGGATGTGGTACTCATACTCGCATTTTTGGGCCCGGTGAGAAGGCCAAAGCAAAACCACCAAAACGTCCAAAGCAGCTTCGCTTATGCAAGCGTTGTGGTCTGTATGTCGACGACCACGACTCACGCAACTGCCTTAAGGTGGCTGCAATGAAAGCAGCAAAGGCAGCTGCTGAACAACTAAGGCAGACTGCCACTGGCGACTGA